A region of uncultured Carboxylicivirga sp. DNA encodes the following proteins:
- the trxA gene encoding thioredoxin, with the protein MLIEVTDANFEEVVLKSDKPVLVDFWAEWCGPCRMITPIVKELSEEYAETAVITKMDVDNNPETSVKFGIRNIPTILFFKNGEVVDKQVGASPKTILASKLDALV; encoded by the coding sequence ATGTTGATTGAAGTTACTGATGCGAATTTTGAAGAGGTTGTCTTAAAATCAGACAAGCCTGTTTTGGTTGATTTCTGGGCTGAATGGTGTGGCCCATGTAGGATGATTACTCCAATAGTTAAAGAATTATCTGAAGAATATGCTGAAACTGCAGTTATCACCAAAATGGATGTAGACAACAATCCTGAAACTTCAGTGAAGTTTGGTATCCGAAATATCCCAACTATCCTATTTTTTAAAAACGGAGAGGTTGTTGACAAACAAGTAGGAGCAAGTCCCAAAACAATACTGGCATCTAAATTAGATGCACTGGTATAG